The region TGCAGTACTGCCGATTCGGCCATGAGAATGGCCCCGATGCTTCCGTCGACTTTTGCGTGGGGATTACCACGTACAACAATGTATCATCAAACGAATATGACATGTACATGAGTATGCATGTTACTAGAAGTTCGGCGCTAGGATGGACTGCACTCGGGACGGGGTCCATGATGGCAGGTTCGCTAATGTTTATCGTCTACGGAGATCCTTTTTCTACTGGCCATGAAGCTCTGACAGTGAGCATCCGAACGATTGAcggtcatcatcaacctcgaGTCCTCACCGAAGCCGATACTGGAGGGGCAGATATCCGTCTCCTCCAGGCCGATTGGGTTCCTGTTAATGTCacagatgttgatgattcGCAGACCATTCCTTCAAACATAGCCTCGGTCTCTACTGCGAAAGTAGCACTTGTGTGCTATTCATGCGGGAAGTGGCCTGGTGCTCCAATAACTGCCGATGCTACCGCCCAACCCTGGATTTGGGCGTGGAATGATAAGCAGGAATTTGACGAGTACTCAGACGACGTCCATCTAAAGGTGCACGGACACCATGCATCAAGTGGCGGCTGGGGTCGTTTCTACGTTGACATGGCGCACTCTATCAGCAATGACACATCCACAccctcatcgcctccaaTTAGACCTGGTGTTACTTCAGTCGGCGCCTCGGATATCCCCGGTGGATGGAATTGGATGAATCCGGCTGTCTATATTCACGGATTTCTCATGAGTGCTGCCTttctgatcttcttcccggcCGGTGTAATTGCGATGCGGTCAGAGTCACCTAAATCGTTCCGCTATCATTGGATCCTACAGCTGCTCGCCTCGATTTTCGTCTTGATCGGCACAGCTATAGGGCTTATTCGAGCACACAAGATCGACTCGGTTCATCATTATATCGGGATTATCGTGGCATTGTGCAGCATCGTCCAAATAGGGCTAGGCTGGCGTCACCATGTTGTTTTCGTTCGTATACAAACACGCCAGTGGGCCTCCCACGGCCATATATGGCTCGGGCGTCTGTTTCTATTGCTAGGCTGGGCAAACATCATTATCGGATTGCTTCTAACTGGCCACGGATGGTCTTTGGTTTCTCTTGCTGCCAGTTTTATCTCTCTTGTTGCTTTGGTCTTGGTAGGCTGGGTTTGGTTTGCTACACGTCAGCGTAAGCAGCGTGAGCGCCAACCCGATGGGGAAGAGGGGAACCCTCTGTACCCTCTACAGGCAACACGGGACGACTACTTTGCTGTGGCTatggatgacgacgatgataaCGAGTCCCAAACCAGTGGCGAAGATTCGGAAACCGTCAAGATACGCAAGTCTGATGTCGAGTGAACATT is a window of Aspergillus puulaauensis MK2 DNA, chromosome 4, nearly complete sequence DNA encoding:
- a CDS encoding cytochrome and DOMON domain-containing protein (COG:S;~EggNog:ENOG410PMJN;~InterPro:IPR038697,IPR015920,IPR006593,IPR036259;~PFAM:PF16010,PF03188;~SECRETED:SignalP(1-25);~TransMembrane:5 (n9-20c25/26o265-287i299-320o326-346i367-387o393-414i)), which translates into the protein MMRRFSIPCLSILIAVLIFVSRAVSEPVQYCRFGHENGPDASVDFCVGITTYNNVSSNEYDMYMSMHVTRSSALGWTALGTGSMMAGSLMFIVYGDPFSTGHEALTVSIRTIDGHHQPRVLTEADTGGADIRLLQADWVPVNVTDVDDSQTIPSNIASVSTAKVALVCYSCGKWPGAPITADATAQPWIWAWNDKQEFDEYSDDVHLKVHGHHASSGGWGRFYVDMAHSISNDTSTPSSPPIRPGVTSVGASDIPGGWNWMNPAVYIHGFLMSAAFLIFFPAGVIAMRSESPKSFRYHWILQLLASIFVLIGTAIGLIRAHKIDSVHHYIGIIVALCSIVQIGLGWRHHVVFVRIQTRQWASHGHIWLGRLFLLLGWANIIIGLLLTGHGWSLVSLAASFISLVALVLVGWVWFATRQRKQRERQPDGEEGNPLYPLQATRDDYFAVAMDDDDDNESQTSGEDSETVKIRKSDVE